In the genome of Polaribacter sp. MED152, one region contains:
- the rpsK gene encoding 30S ribosomal protein S11, translating into MAKASSKKRKVIIDAIGEAHVSATFNNIIISLTNKKGDVISWSSAGKMGFRGSKKNTPYAAQLAAEDCANVAKEAGLRKVKVYVKGPGNGRESAIRSIHNAGIEVTEIIDVTPIPHNGCRPPKRRRV; encoded by the coding sequence ATGGCAAAAGCAAGTTCAAAAAAACGTAAGGTTATAATTGATGCGATTGGAGAAGCTCACGTAAGTGCAACTTTTAACAACATCATTATTTCTTTAACAAATAAAAAAGGTGATGTTATATCTTGGTCATCTGCAGGTAAAATGGGTTTTAGAGGTTCTAAAAAGAATACTCCATATGCAGCTCAATTAGCAGCAGAAGATTGTGCAAATGTAGCAAAAGAAGCAGGTTTACGTAAAGTAAAAGTTTATGTAAAAGGGCCAGGTAATGGTAGAGAATCTGCAATTAGATCTATCCACAATGCAGGTATTGAAGTAACAGAAATTATTGATGTTACACCAATTCCACATAATGGATGTCGTCCACCAAAAAGAAGAAGAGTATAA
- the rpsD gene encoding 30S ribosomal protein S4, translating to MARYTGPKTKIARKFGEAIFGEDKNFEKRNFPPGQHGNARRRGKKSEYATQLMEKQKAKYTYGILERQFSNLFKKASASQGITGEILLQLCESRLDNVVYRMGVSNSRSGARQLVSHRHITVNGEIVNIPSYSLKEGDVVAVREKSKSLVAIEDALASNNNVFEWLTWNNDTKSGTFVKVPERLQIPENIKEQLIVELYSK from the coding sequence ATGGCAAGATATACAGGACCAAAAACTAAAATTGCTCGTAAATTTGGCGAGGCAATTTTCGGAGAAGATAAGAACTTCGAAAAAAGAAATTTTCCTCCAGGACAACATGGAAATGCGAGAAGAAGAGGAAAGAAATCTGAATATGCAACTCAGTTAATGGAGAAGCAAAAAGCGAAATATACTTATGGTATTTTAGAGCGTCAATTCAGTAACTTGTTTAAAAAAGCATCTGCATCTCAAGGAATTACAGGTGAAATCTTATTACAATTATGTGAATCTCGTTTAGATAACGTTGTTTACAGAATGGGGGTTTCAAATTCTAGAAGTGGAGCTCGTCAATTAGTATCTCACAGACATATTACTGTAAATGGTGAAATCGTTAACATTCCATCATACAGTTTAAAAGAAGGAGATGTTGTTGCAGTTAGAGAAAAATCTAAATCTTTAGTGGCTATCGAGGATGCATTAGCATCTAACAATAATGTATTCGAATGGTTAACTTGGAATAATGATACTAAATCAGGAACTTTTGTTAAGGTACCAGAAAG